Proteins encoded in a region of the Ancylobacter sp. SL191 genome:
- a CDS encoding ArgE/DapE family deacylase: MTIPGDDKAPLAREVEFLKALVRVPSDNPPGDCAPHAEVAGQLLEELGFTVERHPVPEPFVKTYGMKSVVNLVVRERFGSGQGPVIALNAHGDVVPPGEGWTYDPYGAEERGGAIYGRGAAVSKSDFATYAFALLALKERPEGLDGTVELHFTYDEEAGGFVGPKWLIEHEITKPDYAISAGFSYAVVIAHNGCLHLEIVVRGKQAHAAMPETGADALEAANAILTAIYGERKRLYGITSATPGIGSPKITVGLISGGINTNVVPDRIVMRVDRRLTPEEDGLAVEAELAALIEQAVAGRPGIELECRRIILAEPLRTLPGTERLVEIVQKHATTVLGETPPATAVPLYTDARHYTAAGIPTILYGAGPRSILEANAHAADEHVRISDLKAATTVIEGTLRDLLAAK, from the coding sequence GTGACCATCCCCGGCGACGACAAGGCGCCCCTCGCGCGCGAGGTCGAGTTCCTCAAGGCGCTGGTGCGCGTGCCGAGCGACAACCCGCCCGGCGACTGCGCCCCCCATGCGGAGGTCGCCGGCCAGTTGCTGGAGGAGCTGGGCTTCACCGTCGAGCGCCATCCGGTGCCCGAGCCCTTCGTGAAGACCTACGGCATGAAGTCGGTGGTGAACCTCGTGGTGCGCGAGCGCTTCGGCAGCGGGCAGGGGCCGGTGATCGCGCTCAATGCCCATGGCGACGTGGTGCCGCCCGGCGAGGGCTGGACCTATGATCCCTACGGCGCCGAGGAGCGCGGCGGGGCGATCTATGGGCGCGGCGCCGCCGTCTCCAAATCCGATTTCGCCACCTACGCCTTCGCCCTGCTGGCGCTGAAGGAGCGCCCGGAGGGCCTCGACGGGACGGTCGAGCTGCACTTCACCTATGACGAGGAAGCGGGTGGCTTCGTCGGGCCGAAATGGCTGATCGAGCACGAGATCACCAAGCCGGACTACGCCATCTCCGCCGGCTTCTCCTACGCCGTGGTGATCGCCCATAATGGCTGCCTGCACCTCGAAATCGTGGTGCGCGGCAAGCAGGCCCACGCCGCCATGCCGGAGACTGGCGCCGATGCGCTGGAAGCGGCGAACGCCATCCTCACCGCCATCTATGGCGAGCGCAAGCGGCTCTACGGCATCACCAGCGCGACGCCGGGCATCGGTTCGCCCAAGATCACGGTCGGCCTGATCTCGGGCGGCATCAACACCAATGTGGTGCCGGACCGCATCGTCATGCGCGTCGACCGCCGCCTGACGCCGGAAGAGGACGGTCTTGCCGTCGAGGCCGAGCTGGCGGCGCTGATCGAGCAGGCCGTCGCCGGGCGGCCCGGCATCGAGCTCGAATGCCGCCGCATCATCCTGGCCGAGCCGCTGCGCACGCTGCCGGGCACGGAGCGGCTGGTGGAGATCGTGCAGAAGCACGCGACCACCGTGCTGGGCGAGACGCCGCCGGCGACCGCCGTGCCGCTCTACACCGATGCGCGCCACTACACCGCGGCGGGCATTCCGACCATTCTCTACGGCGCCGGTCCGCGCTCCATTCTGGAAGCCAATGCCCATGCGGCGGATGAGCATGTGCGCATCAGCGACCTCAAGGCCGCGACCACGGTGATCGAGGGCACGCTGCGCGATCTGCTGGCGGCGAAGTAG
- the rimO gene encoding 30S ribosomal protein S12 methylthiotransferase RimO has protein sequence MAEIASIDASAARGEAPRISFVSLGCPKALVDSERIVTSLRSEGYELSRHHEGADLVIVNTCGFLDSAKAESLAAIGDALKENGKVIVTGCMGAEPEQIRAVHPGVLAVTGPQQYESVLAAVHQAVPPQHDPFLDLVPPQGIKLTPRHYAYLKISEGCNNRCTFCIIPKLRGDLVSRPAADVLREAERLVTAGVKEVLVISQDTSAYGVDLRYAESQWKDRQVRTRFLDLARELGTLGAWVRMHYVYPYPHVDEVIGLMADGVILPYLDIPFQHASPTVLKRMKRPAAQEKTLARVQAWRAACPELTLRSTFIVGFPGETEAEFQELIDFLEEAELDRVGCFKYEPVDGAPANALGQAVPDEVKEERWKRFMEVQQRVSARRLKRKVGTRQQVIIDSVGPTVAVGRSKADAPEIDGVVHVASRRPLRVGEITTVKIERADAYDLHGTAVGF, from the coding sequence ATGGCCGAAATCGCGTCGATCGACGCCTCCGCCGCGCGCGGCGAGGCGCCGCGCATCTCCTTCGTCTCGCTGGGTTGCCCCAAGGCGCTCGTCGACAGCGAACGCATCGTCACCAGCCTGCGCTCGGAAGGCTATGAGCTGTCGCGCCATCACGAGGGCGCGGATCTGGTGATCGTGAACACCTGCGGCTTCCTCGACAGCGCCAAGGCCGAGAGCCTCGCCGCGATTGGCGACGCGCTGAAGGAGAACGGCAAGGTCATTGTCACCGGCTGCATGGGCGCCGAGCCCGAGCAGATCCGCGCCGTGCATCCGGGCGTGCTCGCCGTCACCGGCCCGCAGCAATATGAAAGCGTGCTGGCCGCCGTGCATCAGGCGGTGCCGCCGCAGCATGATCCGTTCCTCGATCTGGTGCCGCCGCAGGGCATCAAACTCACCCCGCGCCATTACGCGTACCTAAAGATTTCAGAGGGTTGCAACAATCGCTGCACCTTCTGCATCATCCCGAAGCTGCGCGGCGATCTGGTCAGCCGGCCGGCCGCCGACGTGCTGCGCGAGGCCGAGCGGCTGGTGACGGCCGGAGTCAAGGAGGTCCTCGTCATCTCGCAGGACACCTCCGCCTATGGCGTCGATCTGCGCTACGCGGAGAGCCAGTGGAAGGATCGTCAGGTCCGCACGCGCTTCCTCGATCTCGCCCGCGAACTCGGCACGCTCGGCGCCTGGGTGCGCATGCATTACGTCTACCCCTACCCGCATGTCGACGAGGTGATCGGTCTGATGGCGGATGGGGTAATCCTTCCCTATCTCGACATCCCCTTCCAGCACGCCTCCCCGACCGTGCTGAAGCGTATGAAGCGCCCGGCGGCGCAGGAGAAGACGCTGGCCCGCGTGCAGGCTTGGCGCGCTGCCTGCCCCGAGCTGACGCTGCGCTCGACCTTCATCGTCGGCTTCCCCGGCGAGACCGAGGCCGAGTTCCAGGAGCTGATCGACTTCCTGGAGGAAGCCGAACTCGATCGTGTCGGCTGCTTCAAATATGAGCCGGTCGATGGCGCGCCCGCCAATGCGCTTGGCCAGGCCGTGCCGGATGAGGTGAAGGAAGAACGCTGGAAGCGCTTCATGGAAGTGCAGCAGCGTGTCTCCGCCCGCCGGCTGAAGCGCAAGGTCGGCACCCGCCAGCAGGTCATCATCGACTCGGTCGGGCCGACGGTGGCGGTCGGCCGCTCCAAGGCGGATGCGCCGGAGATCGACGGCGTGGTGCACGTCGCCTCGCGTCGCCCGCTGCGCGTCGGCGAGATCACCACGGTGAAGATCGAGCGCGCGGACGCCTATGATTTGCACGGCACGGCGGTCGGCTTCTGA
- a CDS encoding ABC transporter permease, with amino-acid sequence MLDAAIFGAVLASIVAAATTLLLASLGELVAERAGTLNLGVEGMMIVGAAVGYATAYGTGSLILGTVAAVIAGALLSLVFAGLAVWLAANQVASGLATTILGLGIAGLIGAPFVGTRLDGAPQLHIPVLTELPVVGEMLFGQDAFVYLSLLLLALVTYGLARTRAGLVLRAVGENPVAAHALGHPVRKIRTLAIMFGGACAGLAGAHLSLAYTPFWASDMTAGRGWIALALVVFSAWKPLSLLAGAYLFGAVSILQLHVQGFGLGVPSQLLSSLPYLATVVALVIISALKRGQGAPAGLGVPFVPDR; translated from the coding sequence ATGCTTGATGCGGCCATTTTCGGCGCGGTGCTGGCGAGCATCGTCGCAGCGGCGACCACGCTCCTGCTCGCCTCGCTGGGGGAACTCGTGGCCGAACGCGCGGGAACGCTCAATCTCGGCGTCGAGGGCATGATGATCGTCGGCGCGGCGGTTGGCTACGCGACCGCCTATGGCACGGGCAGCCTCATCCTCGGCACCGTCGCCGCCGTGATCGCGGGTGCGCTGTTATCGTTGGTCTTCGCCGGGCTTGCCGTATGGCTTGCAGCCAATCAGGTCGCTTCGGGGTTGGCGACAACGATCCTCGGGCTCGGCATTGCCGGGCTGATCGGCGCGCCCTTCGTCGGCACGCGGCTCGACGGCGCGCCGCAGCTTCACATTCCCGTCCTCACCGAGCTGCCGGTGGTGGGTGAGATGCTCTTCGGGCAAGACGCCTTCGTCTATCTCTCGCTGCTGCTTCTGGCGCTGGTCACCTATGGCCTTGCCCGCACCCGCGCCGGACTGGTGCTGCGCGCCGTCGGCGAAAACCCTGTGGCGGCCCACGCGTTGGGCCACCCCGTGCGCAAGATCCGCACGCTGGCGATCATGTTTGGCGGCGCCTGCGCCGGGCTCGCCGGGGCGCATCTGTCGCTCGCCTATACGCCCTTCTGGGCCAGCGACATGACGGCCGGTCGGGGCTGGATCGCTCTTGCCCTGGTGGTGTTTTCAGCCTGGAAGCCGCTCTCACTGCTCGCCGGCGCCTATCTCTTCGGCGCGGTCTCGATCTTGCAACTGCACGTTCAGGGCTTCGGCCTCGGTGTGCCCTCTCAGTTGCTGTCCTCGCTGCCCTATCTGGCGACCGTTGTGGCGCTGGTTATCATATCGGCGCTGAAGCGCGGGCAGGGAGCGCCGGCAGGACTGGGCGTGCCCTTCGTGCCGGATCGCTGA
- a CDS encoding BMP family ABC transporter substrate-binding protein — protein MRKILSMAVAIAAGFALAGVGTTSASAAEKLKIGFVYIGPVGDFGWTYQHDQGRKAVEKEFGDKVETTYVENVPEGPDAERVIEQLVRAGNKLIFTTSFGYMEPTLKVAKRYPKVYFEHATGYKTAPNVATYNSKFHEGRYILGQIAAKTSKTGTIGYIASFPIPEVISGINSLMLGAQSVNPDIKIKIVWVNSWFDPAKEADAAKALMDQGADVISQHTDSPAAMQAAESRGMKAFGQASDMIAFGPKAQLTSIVDNWAPYYIERTKAVLDGTWKSTDTWSGMKDGEVVMAPYTNMPDDVKAMAEKTEAAIKDGSLHPFKGPITNQKGELVVKEGAVLADKDILSMNWYVKGIDDKIPGQ, from the coding sequence ATGCGCAAGATTCTCTCCATGGCGGTCGCCATCGCCGCGGGCTTCGCGCTCGCCGGCGTCGGCACGACCAGCGCCTCAGCCGCCGAGAAGCTGAAGATCGGCTTCGTTTATATCGGTCCGGTCGGCGATTTCGGCTGGACCTACCAGCACGATCAGGGCCGCAAGGCGGTCGAGAAGGAGTTCGGCGACAAGGTCGAGACGACCTATGTCGAGAACGTGCCGGAGGGCCCGGACGCCGAGCGCGTCATCGAGCAGCTCGTGCGCGCCGGCAACAAGCTGATCTTCACCACCTCGTTCGGCTATATGGAGCCGACGCTGAAGGTGGCGAAGCGCTATCCCAAGGTCTATTTCGAGCACGCGACGGGCTACAAGACGGCGCCCAATGTCGCGACCTACAACTCGAAGTTCCATGAAGGCCGCTACATCCTCGGCCAGATCGCGGCCAAGACCTCCAAGACCGGCACGATCGGCTACATCGCTTCCTTCCCGATCCCGGAAGTCATCTCCGGCATCAACTCGCTGATGCTCGGCGCGCAGTCGGTCAACCCCGACATCAAGATCAAGATCGTCTGGGTGAACTCCTGGTTCGATCCGGCCAAGGAGGCCGATGCGGCCAAGGCGCTGATGGACCAGGGCGCTGACGTGATCTCCCAGCACACCGACAGCCCGGCCGCCATGCAGGCCGCCGAGTCGCGCGGCATGAAGGCGTTCGGCCAGGCGTCCGACATGATCGCCTTCGGGCCGAAGGCGCAGCTCACTTCCATCGTCGACAATTGGGCGCCCTATTACATCGAGCGTACCAAGGCAGTGCTCGACGGCACCTGGAAGTCCACCGACACCTGGAGCGGCATGAAGGATGGCGAGGTCGTCATGGCGCCCTACACCAACATGCCTGACGATGTGAAGGCTATGGCGGAGAAGACCGAAGCCGCGATCAAGGACGGCTCGCTTCATCCCTTCAAGGGCCCGATCACCAACCAGAAGGGTGAGCTGGTCGTGAAGGAAGGCGCGGTTCTCGCGGACAAGGACATCCTGTCGATGAACTGGTACGTGAAGGGCATCGACGACAAGATCCCTGGCCAGTGA
- a CDS encoding DUF4239 domain-containing protein, which translates to MNWMQLIVGEYWGLVALFALVPLLSGALIYWVAVLPRFVRWFEPKDLATSYLGALTLPFALFLAFMMSDIWQRETKFAQTVLQEVQRLDAMLDVARICGAPCQRIDDALGAYARALSQNEWDEGWTYPQAVVSERFDALVTAIAEEEARSQIAGHLRAALLAGQGELRRLRTDRYFILHVDLAPHRWAVVVLLGVLSQIGLAALHVGKRPQLIISLATFSIAFAVTLAYTVALAWPTVDENIIPREELTRVLAP; encoded by the coding sequence ATGAACTGGATGCAGCTCATCGTCGGCGAGTACTGGGGGCTGGTGGCGCTGTTCGCGCTGGTGCCACTGCTGAGCGGTGCCCTGATCTACTGGGTGGCGGTGCTGCCACGCTTTGTCAGGTGGTTCGAGCCCAAGGATCTCGCGACGTCCTATCTTGGGGCGCTCACGCTGCCCTTCGCGCTGTTCCTCGCCTTCATGATGAGCGACATCTGGCAGCGCGAGACCAAGTTCGCGCAGACTGTGCTGCAGGAGGTCCAGCGGCTCGATGCAATGCTCGACGTGGCGCGCATCTGCGGCGCGCCGTGCCAGCGCATCGACGACGCGCTGGGCGCCTATGCGCGGGCGCTGTCGCAGAATGAGTGGGACGAGGGCTGGACCTACCCACAGGCTGTCGTGAGCGAGCGCTTCGATGCGCTGGTCACCGCGATCGCCGAGGAGGAAGCGCGCTCCCAGATCGCCGGGCATCTGCGCGCCGCGCTGCTGGCCGGGCAGGGCGAATTGCGGCGGCTGCGCACCGACCGCTATTTCATCCTGCATGTCGATCTGGCGCCCCATCGCTGGGCCGTTGTGGTGCTCTTGGGCGTTCTCTCGCAGATCGGGCTGGCGGCGCTGCATGTCGGCAAGCGCCCGCAGCTCATCATCAGCCTCGCAACCTTCTCCATCGCCTTCGCCGTGACGCTCGCCTACACCGTCGCCCTTGCCTGGCCGACGGTGGACGAGAACATCATCCCCCGCGAGGAACTGACGCGGGTGCTGGCGCCCTGA
- a CDS encoding ABC transporter permease — MPLRLERQEHISSLRLAAVPLIAIAVTVVVGTIMFVALGHDPIRAFGIYFIVPLTDLWTLQELVVKASPLMLIGTGLAFCYRANRWNIGAEGQYVAGAVLGSSLALVTHGTDAGPWVLPAMLVLGAIGGALWGLIPAFLRVRFGASEILTSLMLVYVAQLGLDYLVRGPWRDPQGFNFPQSVTFDDVAIMPLLFEEGRLHGGIAIALVVIAVATFVLGRTLVGYSIELGGSAPRAAAFAGFDEKRVTYGVFAVSGGLAGLAGIIEVAGPIGQLQPSISPGYGFTAIIAAMLGRLHPVLILISSLVLALTYIGGEAAQISMRLPFDVTRVFQGTLLIAILAADVLVRYRVRRVEGAKHA, encoded by the coding sequence ATGCCGCTTAGGCTGGAACGGCAGGAGCACATCTCCTCGCTGCGGCTCGCCGCGGTGCCGCTGATCGCCATCGCCGTGACGGTGGTGGTCGGCACCATCATGTTCGTCGCGCTCGGCCATGATCCGATCCGCGCCTTCGGCATCTATTTCATCGTGCCGCTGACCGATCTGTGGACGTTGCAGGAGCTGGTGGTGAAGGCCTCGCCGCTGATGCTCATCGGCACCGGCCTCGCTTTTTGCTACCGCGCCAATCGCTGGAACATCGGGGCGGAAGGGCAGTATGTCGCCGGCGCGGTGCTGGGCTCATCGCTGGCGCTCGTCACCCATGGCACCGACGCCGGCCCTTGGGTTCTACCGGCCATGCTGGTGCTGGGCGCCATTGGCGGAGCGCTGTGGGGGCTGATCCCCGCCTTCCTGCGCGTGCGCTTCGGCGCCAGCGAGATCCTCACCTCGCTGATGCTGGTCTATGTCGCCCAGCTCGGTCTGGATTATCTGGTGCGCGGACCGTGGCGTGACCCGCAGGGCTTCAATTTTCCGCAGAGCGTGACCTTCGACGATGTGGCGATCATGCCGCTGCTGTTCGAGGAAGGGCGCCTGCATGGCGGCATCGCCATCGCGCTGGTCGTCATCGCGGTCGCCACCTTCGTGCTTGGCCGCACGCTGGTCGGCTACTCCATCGAGCTCGGCGGCTCCGCGCCCCGCGCGGCCGCCTTTGCCGGCTTCGACGAAAAGCGCGTGACCTATGGTGTCTTCGCGGTCTCGGGCGGGCTCGCGGGCCTTGCCGGCATCATCGAAGTGGCCGGCCCCATCGGCCAGCTTCAGCCGAGCATTTCGCCGGGCTACGGCTTCACCGCGATCATCGCCGCCATGCTCGGGCGCCTGCATCCGGTGCTCATCCTCATTTCCAGCCTGGTGCTGGCCCTCACCTATATTGGCGGCGAGGCGGCGCAGATCAGCATGCGCCTGCCCTTCGATGTCACCCGCGTGTTCCAGGGCACGCTGCTGATCGCGATCCTCGCGGCGGATGTCCTCGTGCGCTACCGCGTCCGGCGGGTGGAAGGGGCCAAGCATGCTTGA
- a CDS encoding antibiotic biosynthesis monooxygenase family protein: MFLAMNRFKVKQGSEADFETVWRERDSHLNTVPGFVAFNLLRGPAKEDHTLYASHTIWRSREDFESWTRSEAFRAAHRNAGGNKPLYVGHPEVELFDSVISLDNQQAA; encoded by the coding sequence ATGTTTCTTGCCATGAACCGCTTCAAGGTGAAGCAGGGCTCGGAAGCCGATTTCGAGACCGTCTGGCGCGAACGCGACAGCCACCTCAACACCGTGCCCGGCTTCGTCGCCTTCAATTTGCTGCGCGGCCCGGCGAAGGAGGATCATACCCTCTACGCCTCGCACACGATCTGGCGCTCGCGCGAGGATTTCGAGAGTTGGACGCGCTCGGAAGCCTTCCGCGCCGCCCATCGCAATGCCGGCGGCAACAAGCCGCTTTATGTCGGTCATCCCGAGGTCGAACTGTTCGACAGCGTGATCTCGCTGGACAACCAGCAGGCCGCCTGA
- a CDS encoding quinone oxidoreductase family protein has translation MAWAVRVHEVGGPEVLSYEEITVGSPGPGQVRLRHTAIGLNFIDTYFRSGLYPPPQGLPFIPGNEAAGVVVEVGEGVSEFKPGDRVAYGSSLGAYCSERVMPVAPLLKLPANIPDETAAAMMLKGMTARYLLRQTFPVKAGDTVLVQAAAGGVGLILCQWATHLGATVIGTVGSAEKAELARANGAAYVINYREEDFVARVKDITEGALCDVVYDGVGQATYPASLDCLRPRGMFVSFGNASGAIQNFSLLALSQKGSLYATRPTLFSHVATREALLANAGDLFEVVGSGVVKIAIDQRYKLADVAEAHRDLEGRRTTGSTVLLP, from the coding sequence ATGGCCTGGGCGGTACGTGTCCATGAAGTCGGTGGCCCTGAGGTTCTGTCCTATGAGGAGATCACCGTCGGCTCCCCCGGTCCCGGACAGGTTCGCCTGCGCCACACCGCCATCGGGCTGAACTTCATCGACACCTATTTCCGCAGCGGTCTCTACCCGCCGCCGCAGGGCCTCCCCTTCATCCCCGGCAATGAAGCGGCTGGCGTGGTGGTCGAGGTCGGCGAGGGCGTGAGCGAGTTCAAGCCGGGCGATCGCGTGGCCTATGGCTCCTCGCTCGGCGCCTATTGCAGCGAGCGCGTCATGCCCGTGGCGCCACTGCTCAAGCTGCCCGCCAACATTCCCGACGAGACGGCCGCGGCGATGATGCTGAAGGGCATGACCGCGCGCTATCTGTTGCGTCAGACGTTTCCGGTGAAGGCGGGCGATACGGTGCTTGTGCAGGCGGCCGCCGGCGGCGTCGGCCTCATCCTATGCCAGTGGGCGACGCATCTCGGCGCCACCGTCATTGGCACGGTCGGCTCGGCCGAAAAGGCGGAACTCGCCCGCGCCAATGGCGCCGCCTATGTCATCAACTACCGCGAGGAGGATTTCGTCGCGCGGGTGAAGGACATCACCGAGGGCGCGCTCTGCGACGTGGTCTATGACGGCGTCGGCCAGGCGACCTATCCGGCCTCGCTTGACTGCCTGCGCCCGCGCGGCATGTTCGTCAGCTTTGGCAACGCCTCGGGCGCGATCCAGAATTTCAGCCTGCTGGCCCTGTCGCAGAAGGGCTCGCTCTACGCGACCCGCCCGACATTGTTCAGCCATGTCGCGACACGCGAGGCATTGCTCGCCAACGCCGGCGACCTGTTCGAGGTGGTTGGCTCCGGCGTGGTGAAAATCGCCATCGACCAGCGCTACAAGCTGGCGGATGTCGCGGAGGCGCATCGCGATCTCGAGGGGCGCCGCACCACGGGCTCGACCGTTCTGCTTCCGTGA
- a CDS encoding ABC transporter ATP-binding protein gives MAEVVAAAPLLEAVALTKRFGALVANDQVSLAIRGGETHALLGENGAGKSTLVKMLCGLLQPDSGELLYDGTPIVFPDPASSRAKGVGVVFQHFALFDALTVVENVALGLAGHEPLPALAARIDACVQRYGLGVEPYRRVGDLSVGERQRVEIVRCLLGDPRVLILDEPTSVLTPDESESLFRTVDLLTSEGRAVLFISHKLDEVRRLCQRATVLRGGKFIAEVDPAQESASSLARLMVGAEVPRTPRHVTHELGEPRLLVRNLNVAGDGSRGSALRDINLEIRAGEIVGIAGVAGNGQTALFEALSGEQPNPDAEAIIIDKVAAGGLGPTARRALKAGFVPEERLGHAAAPDMRLSDNVLLTTHGDGALVGHGIVRRNALYDRFQEIVRRFDVRFGGKDPKARRLSGGNLQKFVIGREVLREPVLLIVDQPTWGVDAAAAAFIRTTLREKAAEGCAVLVISQDLDELLEFTDRIAVMSEGRLTAPVPVAETSREAIGLAMGGAHGHEQTGEGTHAA, from the coding sequence ATGGCTGAGGTTGTCGCCGCCGCGCCACTTCTCGAAGCCGTTGCCCTGACCAAGCGTTTCGGCGCGCTGGTCGCGAATGATCAGGTCAGCCTCGCCATACGCGGCGGTGAGACCCATGCGCTGCTGGGCGAGAATGGCGCCGGCAAATCGACGCTGGTGAAGATGCTGTGCGGCCTGCTGCAGCCCGATTCCGGCGAACTGCTCTATGACGGCACGCCGATCGTCTTTCCCGATCCGGCGAGTTCGCGGGCCAAGGGGGTGGGCGTCGTCTTCCAGCATTTCGCCCTGTTCGATGCACTCACCGTCGTGGAGAATGTCGCGCTGGGCCTCGCCGGCCATGAACCGCTGCCGGCGCTTGCCGCGCGCATCGACGCCTGCGTGCAGCGCTACGGCCTTGGCGTCGAACCCTATCGCCGCGTCGGCGATCTTTCCGTTGGGGAACGTCAGCGGGTGGAAATCGTGCGCTGCCTGCTGGGCGATCCGCGCGTGCTCATTCTCGACGAACCAACCTCGGTGCTCACGCCCGACGAATCCGAATCGCTGTTCCGCACGGTCGACCTGCTCACAAGCGAGGGCCGGGCGGTGCTGTTCATCAGCCATAAGCTCGACGAGGTGCGCCGCCTCTGCCAGCGCGCCACGGTGCTGCGCGGCGGCAAATTCATCGCCGAGGTCGATCCGGCGCAGGAGAGTGCGTCGAGCCTCGCCCGGCTGATGGTGGGCGCGGAAGTGCCCCGCACGCCGCGCCATGTGACGCATGAGCTGGGCGAGCCGCGTCTTCTGGTACGCAACCTGAACGTTGCCGGCGATGGCTCGCGCGGCTCGGCGCTGCGCGATATCAATCTGGAAATCCGCGCCGGCGAGATCGTCGGCATTGCCGGCGTGGCGGGCAACGGCCAGACAGCCCTGTTTGAGGCGCTGTCCGGCGAGCAGCCGAACCCGGACGCCGAAGCCATCATCATCGACAAGGTCGCCGCCGGCGGGCTCGGGCCGACCGCCCGGCGCGCGCTCAAGGCCGGCTTCGTGCCGGAAGAGCGGCTTGGCCACGCTGCCGCGCCGGATATGCGGCTCTCGGACAATGTGCTGCTGACCACCCATGGCGATGGCGCGCTGGTGGGCCACGGCATCGTCCGCCGCAACGCCCTGTACGACCGCTTTCAGGAGATCGTCCGGCGTTTCGACGTGCGCTTCGGCGGCAAGGATCCCAAAGCGCGGCGGCTCTCGGGCGGCAATCTGCAGAAATTCGTCATTGGCCGCGAGGTGCTGCGCGAACCTGTGCTGCTAATCGTCGACCAGCCGACCTGGGGTGTCGACGCCGCGGCAGCGGCCTTCATCCGCACGACGTTGCGCGAGAAGGCGGCGGAAGGCTGCGCCGTGCTGGTCATCAGTCAGGATCTGGACGAACTGCTGGAATTCACCGACCGCATCGCGGTGATGAGTGAGGGTCGGTTGACGGCACCAGTGCCGGTCGCCGAGACCTCGCGCGAGGCGATCGGCCTCGCCATGGGTGGCGCCCACGGGCATGAGCAGACCGGGGAGGGCACCCATGCCGCTTAG
- a CDS encoding allantoate amidohydrolase, with translation MTVPLDIAALGARAAAMIEELGAISATPDGLTRFFLTPEHRRAADRVAAWMRAAGLEVSEDALGTVRGHWHPAGPDAPRLLIGSHIDTVGNAGKYDGTLGVILGILALDEIRKAGVTKPFGIDVLAFGDEEGTRFPTTLSASAAVAGIFSPANLGVRDADGVSYRDALLAYGKNPDDIPAAAYDPNKVIAYVEAHIEQGPVLEAEGEPLGVVTAIAGASRLSVTVTGEAGHAGTVPMTMRRDALLGAAEMALAVERIAKADPHGMVATVGRVHVEPGSINVIPSRVVFTVDLRSGSDLSRREALERFEREAHRIADLRHLGVVISAFHEVATVPCFRDLQLRLRNAVAAVGHRAPTLASGAGHDGQAMSALCPIGMLFVRCRGGISHNPAEYASPDDMGLAAAALVRFIERFQLPQLSEATGGVET, from the coding sequence ATGACCGTGCCGCTGGACATCGCTGCGCTGGGCGCGCGCGCCGCCGCCATGATCGAGGAACTGGGCGCGATCTCCGCCACGCCGGACGGGCTGACCCGCTTCTTCCTCACCCCCGAACATCGCCGCGCCGCCGATCGCGTGGCCGCATGGATGCGCGCGGCCGGGCTTGAGGTTTCCGAGGACGCCCTCGGCACGGTGCGCGGCCACTGGCACCCTGCCGGCCCCGACGCGCCGCGTCTGCTCATTGGCTCGCATATCGACACGGTCGGCAATGCCGGCAAGTATGACGGCACGCTCGGCGTGATCCTGGGCATTCTCGCGCTGGACGAGATCCGCAAGGCCGGCGTCACCAAGCCTTTCGGCATCGACGTGCTGGCCTTTGGCGACGAGGAAGGCACGCGCTTTCCCACCACGCTCTCGGCGTCCGCCGCCGTCGCGGGCATCTTCTCCCCAGCCAATCTCGGCGTGCGGGACGCGGATGGCGTGAGCTACCGCGACGCGCTGCTAGCCTATGGCAAGAACCCCGACGACATTCCCGCCGCCGCCTATGACCCCAACAAGGTCATCGCCTATGTCGAGGCGCATATCGAGCAGGGCCCGGTGCTCGAAGCCGAAGGCGAGCCGCTCGGCGTCGTCACGGCCATTGCCGGCGCCTCGCGCCTGTCCGTCACCGTGACCGGCGAGGCTGGCCATGCCGGCACCGTGCCGATGACCATGCGCCGCGACGCGCTGCTCGGCGCGGCGGAAATGGCGCTGGCGGTCGAGCGCATCGCCAAGGCCGACCCGCACGGCATGGTGGCGACGGTCGGGCGCGTGCATGTCGAGCCCGGCTCGATCAACGTCATTCCTTCGCGCGTCGTCTTCACCGTCGATCTGCGCTCCGGTTCGGACCTGTCACGGCGCGAGGCGCTGGAGCGTTTCGAGCGCGAGGCGCACCGCATCGCCGATCTGCGCCATCTCGGCGTCGTCATCTCGGCCTTCCACGAGGTCGCGACCGTGCCGTGCTTCCGCGACCTGCAACTGCGCCTGCGCAACGCGGTCGCCGCCGTCGGCCATCGCGCGCCGACACTGGCCTCCGGCGCCGGGCATGACGGGCAGGCCATGTCCGCGCTCTGCCCGATCGGCATGTTGTTCGTGCGCTGCCGCGGCGGGATCAGCCATAACCCGGCCGAATACGCCTCCCCCGACGATATGGGGCTTGCGGCGGCCGCGCTGGTGCGCTTCATCGAGCGCTTCCAGCTTCCGCAACTCAGCGAAGCCACAGGCGGAGTAGAGACGTGA